One Eubacteriales bacterium mix99 genomic window carries:
- a CDS encoding FAD-dependent oxidoreductase codes for MHRELVYGIWDHIKNSGEYGSARYDLEYVAPVPGKRESRRLVGDYILKESDIVGQKDFEDTVGHGGWSIDLHALEGFFSRDLVNRHIILKGIYQIPYRTGYSRNIKNLFMAGRCMSTTHVAFGTTRVMATLSTLGQALGAAAYLCEKYRTTPRGVYQERRKELQQLLLKYDQYIVGGKNEDPDDIARDAVVETSSVRKFSMEKVERIYSMKNPVGLILPVDGFLESVCVKIKSSHDTTLRYTIYEPCKRENYNPESRIADGVLKIKASKDLEWTRIPINRTIDRNKVFLELTSDPDVQIGLASGNLTGVITMDKTENKGDTIVDVDTLKMKEFMWHPWKDRTLCFVRFRK; via the coding sequence ATGCACAGGGAGCTCGTATACGGCATATGGGATCATATTAAAAACAGCGGAGAATATGGTTCTGCCCGTTATGATCTGGAATATGTGGCCCCGGTTCCCGGGAAAAGGGAATCCCGGCGCCTGGTGGGTGACTATATTCTGAAGGAAAGCGATATTGTCGGGCAAAAGGATTTTGAGGACACCGTGGGGCATGGGGGCTGGTCCATTGACCTTCATGCTCTGGAAGGCTTTTTTTCCAGGGACCTGGTCAACCGACATATCATTTTAAAAGGGATTTATCAGATACCTTATCGTACCGGGTATTCCAGAAACATCAAAAACCTGTTTATGGCAGGTCGCTGCATGTCCACAACCCATGTTGCCTTTGGAACAACTCGGGTCATGGCGACTCTCAGTACCCTGGGGCAGGCATTGGGGGCTGCTGCCTACCTCTGTGAAAAATACAGAACAACTCCCCGTGGGGTTTATCAGGAGCGTCGAAAGGAGCTGCAGCAGCTTCTCCTGAAATATGATCAATATATTGTTGGGGGAAAGAATGAGGACCCGGATGATATTGCCCGGGATGCAGTTGTAGAGACTTCTTCTGTTCGGAAATTCAGTATGGAGAAAGTGGAACGCATATACTCCATGAAGAATCCCGTGGGATTGATTCTGCCGGTGGACGGCTTCCTGGAATCGGTATGTGTAAAAATAAAGTCATCTCATGATACAACGCTGCGTTATACAATATACGAACCCTGTAAAAGGGAAAACTATAATCCGGAGAGCAGAATAGCGGATGGTGTGTTGAAGATAAAGGCTTCAAAGGATTTGGAATGGACCCGCATTCCGATTAACCGGACGATTGATCGGAATAAGGTATTCCTTGAGCTGACATCAGACCCCGATGTACAAATCGGGCTGGCATCCGGGAATCTGACGGGTGTTATAACGATGGATAAAACAGAGAACAAGGGAGATACCATCGTTGATGTGGATACCCTCAAAATGAAGGAATTCATGTGGCATCCATGGAAGGACAGGACATTGTGTTTTGTACGGTTCCGGAAGTAA
- a CDS encoding acyl-CoA dehydratase activase-related protein, with amino-acid sequence MKIGIPGALLCFIYYPLWKTFLQELGHEAILSSTTNRRILDDGVKNCVDDACLPVKLFHGHVMDLMGKVDRILIPRLIRVKPGEYICPKFIGLPEMIKNSVPGKPKLLIMDFNVHRGVENGYQGMRSLGRKLGASHAAIRHALRKAMETQDAYTRLLLMGFNPNAILGKNEKLLSEIRDQQNAGKRIDEQPDKRVRGKNREACKKVTKVRGRIGLIGHPYLVYDQYVNMNICEKLDARGYDCLFPENIPSCEIERACERYPKKLFWTYGKNLLGSGLTMMEQGRVDGLILVTGFNCGIDSFIDDLLQRANQREYHVPLTTITLDEHTGQAGIDTRLEAFLDMLEWRRKYDSYFPSHGADVYYPQRTV; translated from the coding sequence TTGAAAATCGGAATTCCCGGAGCATTGCTCTGTTTTATTTATTATCCATTGTGGAAAACGTTTTTGCAGGAGCTGGGCCATGAGGCGATCCTGTCTTCCACGACCAACCGCAGGATATTGGATGACGGCGTAAAGAACTGTGTAGACGATGCCTGCCTGCCGGTAAAGCTGTTTCATGGACATGTCATGGATTTGATGGGAAAAGTGGACCGGATTCTGATTCCCAGGCTGATTCGTGTAAAACCCGGCGAGTATATCTGCCCGAAGTTTATCGGCTTACCGGAAATGATTAAAAATTCCGTGCCTGGAAAACCAAAGCTTCTTATTATGGACTTCAATGTCCACAGGGGTGTGGAGAATGGATATCAGGGCATGCGGAGCCTGGGAAGGAAGCTGGGTGCATCCCATGCTGCAATCCGGCATGCTCTGCGGAAGGCTATGGAGACGCAGGATGCCTATACCCGTCTCCTGCTCATGGGATTCAATCCCAATGCAATTTTGGGCAAAAACGAAAAGCTGCTGTCTGAGATCCGGGATCAGCAAAACGCAGGGAAAAGGATTGACGAACAACCGGACAAAAGAGTCCGAGGAAAGAACAGAGAAGCCTGTAAAAAGGTTACGAAAGTCAGGGGAAGGATCGGGCTGATCGGCCATCCCTATCTGGTTTACGATCAGTATGTCAATATGAACATCTGTGAAAAGCTGGATGCGAGAGGATATGACTGTCTGTTTCCGGAAAATATTCCATCCTGTGAGATTGAAAGGGCCTGTGAACGGTATCCGAAAAAACTGTTCTGGACCTATGGAAAGAATCTGTTGGGAAGCGGGCTGACCATGATGGAACAGGGGAGAGTAGACGGATTGATTCTGGTGACGGGTTTTAACTGTGGAATTGATTCCTTTATCGATGATCTGCTGCAGCGGGCCAATCAAAGAGAATACCATGTTCCCCTGACAACGATCACACTGGATGAGCACACCGGCCAGGCTGGCATTGACACCAGGCTGGAAGCATTTCTGGATATGTTGGAATGGAGGCGCAAATATGATTCTTACTTTCCCTCACATGGGGCGGATGTATATTACCCTCAAAGGACTGTTTGA
- a CDS encoding acyl-CoA dehydratase activase, translated as MELYLGLDVGSVSVNLVLMDGKCNVLEKLYLRTEGKPIPVLRDGLDRMCRSMPAGCAIAGVGVTGSGRELANALVDADVVKNEITAHGMAVLHCVPDAQAILEIGGQDSKIILLRNGIVTDFAMNTVCAAGTGSFLDRQAARLNIPIQEFGNMALQSDSPVRIAGRCAVFAESDMIHKQQMGCSSGDIIKGLCEALVRNYLNNVGKGKEILPQIVFQGGVAANAGIKKSFEEVLGQPVFVPEHYDVMGALGAGILAKMETQKGRATHFRGFHAIPEDFHAQTFACSGCPNLCEVVEITSGGSVRARWGGRCGKWAVTAEQEHPAELDHLA; from the coding sequence ATGGAATTGTATCTGGGACTTGATGTGGGTTCGGTTAGTGTGAACCTGGTACTTATGGATGGAAAGTGTAATGTACTGGAAAAGCTATATCTGCGGACAGAAGGCAAACCGATTCCTGTGCTGCGGGATGGGCTGGATAGAATGTGCAGGTCCATGCCCGCAGGTTGTGCGATTGCCGGAGTTGGGGTAACGGGCAGCGGCAGGGAACTGGCAAATGCGCTGGTGGATGCCGACGTTGTAAAAAATGAAATAACCGCTCACGGCATGGCTGTGCTGCATTGTGTTCCGGATGCACAGGCCATACTGGAAATCGGAGGGCAGGACTCCAAGATCATCTTGCTGCGAAATGGTATTGTAACGGATTTTGCCATGAACACGGTTTGTGCCGCGGGCACAGGTTCCTTTCTGGACAGGCAGGCCGCTAGACTAAATATACCGATTCAGGAGTTTGGAAATATGGCGCTGCAGTCTGATTCGCCGGTCCGCATTGCCGGCCGGTGTGCCGTGTTTGCTGAATCGGATATGATTCACAAGCAGCAGATGGGATGCAGTTCCGGGGATATTATCAAAGGATTGTGCGAAGCTCTGGTCCGCAACTACCTGAACAATGTAGGCAAAGGGAAAGAGATCCTCCCGCAAATTGTTTTTCAGGGCGGAGTAGCTGCCAATGCAGGCATCAAGAAATCCTTTGAAGAGGTATTGGGACAGCCGGTGTTCGTTCCGGAGCATTATGACGTCATGGGAGCCCTTGGCGCAGGAATTTTGGCCAAAATGGAAACACAAAAAGGCAGAGCGACCCATTTCCGGGGATTCCATGCGATTCCGGAAGACTTCCATGCCCAGACATTTGCGTGCAGCGGCTGTCCGAACCTGTGCGAAGTCGTTGAGATCACTTCCGGCGGAAGCGTCCGGGCAAGGTGGGGAGGACGCTGTGGGAAATGGGCTGTCACGGCAGAACAGGAACACCCGGCAGAATTGGACCATCTTGCATGA
- a CDS encoding Asp23/Gls24 family envelope stress response protein has product MEAGKTTINDAVFVEIAKEAMKKVGSVYRQEKRGTLNGITRAFTEKFDPHITVKKAETEDTENEYGTIALDLRITVIYGVVIPEVAKQLKEKIISEIQTLTGYSVERVDIYVEKIILPEQVEEANDNEEETESE; this is encoded by the coding sequence ATGGAAGCAGGGAAAACCACAATTAATGATGCCGTATTTGTAGAAATAGCAAAGGAAGCGATGAAAAAGGTCGGGAGCGTATACCGGCAGGAGAAAAGAGGGACGCTGAACGGGATTACACGGGCCTTTACGGAAAAGTTTGATCCGCATATTACCGTGAAGAAAGCGGAAACGGAAGATACGGAAAATGAGTACGGCACCATTGCCCTTGATCTGAGGATCACCGTTATCTATGGTGTTGTGATTCCCGAAGTGGCGAAACAGCTCAAGGAGAAAATCATCAGTGAGATACAGACCCTGACAGGTTATTCCGTGGAACGTGTCGACATCTATGTTGAAAAGATCATTCTGCCGGAGCAGGTCGAGGAAGCAAACGATAACGAGGAAGAAACCGAATCAGAATAA
- a CDS encoding glycoside hydrolase family 2 TIM barrel-domain containing protein, with translation MKQKTTCPADWNNLKVLQRHRLENRSWYIPCPDPESALAGQQQGSPWFRLLNGVWKFYYAPSPQEAPDGFQSEDFDCSAWDNIEVPCSWQMKGYGHPHYTNVNYPFPVDPPHTPAENPTGCYRMAFTLPEDWKGRQIILRFDGVDSAFHVWINGKEAGYSQVSRMPSEFDISALIHPGENILAVRVYQWSDGSYLEDQDMWWLSGIFRDVSLLAMPKARVADFFFRTRLDSNYRDAVLDADVSLSNVSGTDLAGWELEMILLDADKRKIGSRSAENLTIRKGRRTVALSLSVSDPDKWSAETPCLYHALLVLSDADGHTVEAVSSRIGFRMVELKDGALLLNGKAIKFKGVDRHEHHPRLGRTVPYETMLQDVLLMKRHNINAVRTSHYPDDVRFYDLCDEYGLYLIDETDLETHGYQALSDDPEWEDAYIDRIARMMERDKNHPSILLWSLGNESGFGRNHKAMYRWIKAKDPTRLVHYEGESGRHFKEENYELQACDIHSTMYTSVEEMEEVGRKTMKNPHILCEYAHAMGNGPGGLKEYWETFYTYKRLQGGFIWEWLDHGIPKKDEKGERYYAYGGDFGDQPNDGNFVIDGLVFPDRTPSPGLTEYKKVIEPVKVEEVDLKKGIVRILNHYDFLGLDHLRAAWALEADGRILQQDTLELPEVSAGGNVQVVLPYQIPENPEPETDYLVNVRFLLGEDTNWAKRGYEVAWAQFRLPLPVPAAPVVKTERMPALSCWEEENALVVRGEDFCLVFDKVYGVLKSWTYKGKSLLVKGPRLNFWHAPTDNERKIRKEWKSFGLNAMKHRTDGFAWDKKDHCVIVRIRTRIAPPVLTWGVPAEYVYRICGSGDVVLEVSGTPQGESLPDTLPRIGLQMEVPGDLDRFQWYGRGPGESYADSREANRMGIYTAGIEDLYTPYVYPQENGNRTDVHWVAATDLNGMGLLAVMPQLNFSAHLYTQENLEEAKHTCDLVKQDFITWNLDYRQIGLGTNSCGPAPLEKYLLHMEPFRFSIRLKPFSINAVSPVALSKQRLEEYEK, from the coding sequence ATGAAGCAAAAAACGACCTGCCCTGCAGACTGGAACAATCTCAAGGTTTTGCAGCGCCACAGGCTGGAAAACCGTTCCTGGTATATTCCCTGTCCGGACCCGGAGTCCGCTTTGGCCGGACAGCAGCAGGGTTCTCCCTGGTTTCGGCTGCTGAATGGGGTATGGAAATTTTATTATGCCCCTTCCCCTCAGGAGGCTCCGGACGGATTCCAGAGCGAGGATTTTGACTGTTCCGCATGGGACAATATTGAGGTTCCCTGCAGCTGGCAGATGAAGGGATATGGACATCCCCATTATACCAATGTGAATTATCCGTTCCCGGTGGATCCGCCCCATACACCTGCTGAAAATCCCACCGGCTGCTATCGCATGGCGTTCACTTTGCCGGAGGACTGGAAGGGCCGGCAGATCATCCTGCGTTTTGACGGCGTGGACAGTGCCTTCCATGTATGGATCAACGGAAAGGAAGCAGGATACAGCCAGGTCAGCCGGATGCCTTCCGAGTTTGACATCAGTGCACTGATTCATCCGGGAGAAAACATTCTTGCGGTCCGGGTTTATCAATGGTCCGATGGAAGTTACCTGGAAGATCAGGATATGTGGTGGCTCAGCGGTATCTTTCGCGATGTTTCCCTTCTGGCAATGCCAAAGGCCAGGGTGGCGGATTTTTTCTTCCGGACGAGGCTGGATTCCAATTATCGGGATGCAGTACTGGATGCGGATGTGTCCTTGTCCAATGTAAGCGGAACAGATCTTGCCGGTTGGGAACTGGAAATGATCCTTCTGGATGCGGATAAAAGAAAAATCGGAAGCCGCAGTGCAGAGAATCTCACCATAAGGAAAGGCCGGCGTACCGTAGCACTCTCCCTTTCGGTATCGGATCCTGACAAGTGGTCGGCAGAAACTCCCTGTTTGTATCATGCCCTGCTGGTCCTGTCGGATGCCGATGGCCATACGGTGGAGGCTGTTTCTTCCCGGATCGGGTTCCGGATGGTGGAGCTGAAAGACGGAGCCCTTCTGCTGAATGGGAAAGCAATCAAGTTCAAGGGCGTGGATCGCCATGAGCACCATCCCCGCCTTGGGCGTACCGTTCCCTATGAGACCATGCTGCAGGATGTGCTTCTCATGAAGCGGCACAATATCAATGCCGTGCGGACTTCCCATTATCCGGATGATGTCCGGTTTTATGACCTATGTGACGAATACGGCCTGTACCTGATCGATGAAACCGATCTGGAAACCCATGGCTATCAGGCTCTGAGTGACGATCCGGAATGGGAGGACGCCTATATCGACCGGATTGCCAGAATGATGGAGCGGGATAAGAATCATCCTTCCATCCTTCTCTGGTCCCTGGGCAATGAATCCGGATTTGGCCGGAACCATAAAGCGATGTATCGATGGATCAAAGCCAAGGATCCGACACGTCTGGTTCACTATGAAGGGGAATCCGGCAGACATTTTAAAGAGGAGAATTATGAGCTGCAGGCCTGTGATATCCACAGCACCATGTATACCTCCGTTGAGGAAATGGAGGAAGTGGGAAGGAAAACGATGAAAAACCCCCATATTCTCTGTGAGTATGCACATGCCATGGGAAATGGTCCCGGCGGGCTGAAGGAATATTGGGAAACATTTTACACTTATAAACGGCTGCAGGGTGGTTTTATCTGGGAATGGCTGGACCACGGCATCCCGAAAAAGGATGAAAAGGGAGAACGGTATTATGCCTACGGCGGCGATTTCGGAGATCAGCCCAATGATGGGAATTTCGTCATAGACGGACTGGTTTTCCCGGATCGGACACCTTCGCCCGGATTGACGGAATATAAAAAGGTCATTGAGCCGGTCAAGGTGGAGGAAGTGGATCTGAAAAAAGGAATCGTCCGGATCCTCAATCACTATGATTTCCTCGGCCTGGATCATCTTCGGGCGGCCTGGGCCCTGGAAGCGGATGGCAGGATACTGCAGCAGGATACGCTGGAGCTTCCGGAGGTTTCTGCAGGAGGAAATGTGCAGGTGGTACTGCCTTATCAGATTCCGGAGAATCCGGAGCCGGAGACGGATTATCTGGTGAATGTCCGGTTCCTGCTGGGCGAAGATACCAACTGGGCCAAACGGGGCTATGAAGTCGCCTGGGCACAGTTCCGGCTCCCACTGCCGGTCCCCGCTGCCCCGGTTGTGAAAACAGAAAGGATGCCGGCCCTTTCCTGCTGGGAAGAAGAAAATGCCCTTGTGGTCAGAGGAGAAGACTTCTGCCTGGTGTTTGATAAAGTTTATGGAGTCCTGAAATCCTGGACTTATAAGGGAAAATCCCTCCTGGTGAAAGGGCCCCGGCTGAATTTCTGGCATGCTCCCACGGACAATGAAAGAAAAATCCGAAAGGAATGGAAGAGTTTTGGACTGAATGCCATGAAGCATCGTACCGACGGCTTTGCATGGGACAAAAAGGATCACTGCGTCATTGTCCGGATACGGACACGAATTGCGCCTCCTGTGCTGACCTGGGGAGTTCCTGCGGAGTACGTCTACCGCATCTGTGGGAGCGGGGATGTGGTCCTGGAGGTTTCCGGAACGCCTCAGGGCGAATCCCTTCCGGATACCCTGCCGCGGATCGGACTGCAGATGGAGGTACCCGGGGATCTGGACCGCTTTCAGTGGTATGGCAGGGGCCCCGGCGAGTCCTATGCCGACAGCAGGGAAGCCAACCGGATGGGAATTTATACAGCAGGGATAGAGGATCTGTATACTCCTTACGTTTATCCCCAGGAAAACGGAAACCGGACCGATGTCCATTGGGTGGCGGCAACCGATCTCAACGGTATGGGCCTGCTGGCGGTGATGCCGCAGCTGAACTTCAGTGCTCATTTATATACCCAGGAAAATCTGGAGGAGGCAAAGCATACCTGTGATCTGGTGAAACAGGATTTTATCACCTGGAATCTGGATTATCGGCAGATCGGACTGGGAACCAACAGCTGTGGGCCGGCTCCCCTGGAGAAATATTTGCTGCATATGGAGCCGTTCCGGTTTTCCATTCGTTTGAAGCCGTTTTCCATTAATGCGGTCTCTCCGGTGGCTTTGAGCAAACAGAGGCTGGAAGAATACGAAAAGTAA
- a CDS encoding CoA protein activase, whose translation MILTFPHMGRMYITLKGLFDDLGVKTVIPPPVSQRTLEIGTRISPETACLPLKINLGNYIESIAQGADTIVLTGTCGPCRFGYYGVMEQEILRDNGYNADVVILESPTRDPKAFFQRIRKISGNQSWPAIGKSFLQAYGILTQVDELLDLSLRKRPREKNSGETDRALTQFEKQVRSCCGSREILGLIHQYQDIFAGIEEKENGDPLKIGLIGEIYTLIEPYVNLNIENKLGALGVEVYRGITITDWVRTHLYPDRDYRKQRKEKMERGKEYLGLCIGGHAWETVASAVHYCDMGLDGVIQILPFGCMPEIVAESILPAISRDRDFPVMTLTVDEMTGEAGYLTRLEAFVDLLSQKKERKYEQDGIVSGT comes from the coding sequence ATGATTCTTACTTTCCCTCACATGGGGCGGATGTATATTACCCTCAAAGGACTGTTTGACGATCTGGGCGTAAAGACGGTGATTCCGCCCCCGGTCAGTCAGAGAACCCTGGAGATTGGCACCCGGATTTCTCCTGAAACCGCCTGCCTGCCGCTGAAAATCAATCTTGGGAACTATATTGAGAGCATTGCGCAGGGTGCGGATACCATTGTCCTTACGGGGACCTGCGGGCCGTGCCGTTTTGGATATTATGGAGTGATGGAGCAGGAGATTCTGAGGGACAATGGCTACAATGCTGATGTCGTGATTCTCGAATCCCCAACCCGGGATCCGAAAGCCTTTTTTCAGCGGATCCGGAAAATATCAGGGAACCAATCCTGGCCGGCCATCGGGAAATCGTTTCTGCAGGCATATGGAATCTTGACACAGGTGGATGAACTTCTGGACCTGAGCTTAAGAAAAAGGCCAAGAGAGAAGAACAGCGGCGAAACGGACCGGGCTCTGACGCAGTTTGAAAAGCAGGTGCGAAGCTGCTGCGGCAGCAGGGAAATTCTGGGCCTGATCCATCAGTATCAGGATATTTTTGCAGGGATTGAGGAAAAAGAAAACGGGGATCCGCTGAAAATAGGATTGATCGGAGAGATCTATACCCTGATTGAGCCCTATGTGAATTTAAACATTGAGAATAAGCTTGGAGCGCTGGGCGTGGAGGTTTATCGGGGGATTACCATTACCGATTGGGTCCGGACGCATTTGTATCCGGACAGGGACTACAGAAAGCAAAGGAAAGAAAAGATGGAGAGGGGAAAGGAATATCTGGGTTTGTGCATTGGTGGGCATGCGTGGGAGACAGTTGCCTCTGCCGTCCATTACTGCGATATGGGGCTGGATGGTGTAATACAGATCCTGCCATTCGGTTGTATGCCGGAAATTGTTGCAGAAAGCATTTTGCCGGCCATATCCAGGGACCGGGACTTTCCTGTCATGACCCTGACAGTGGATGAAATGACCGGAGAGGCGGGTTATCTGACAAGACTCGAAGCGTTTGTGGACCTGCTGTCACAAAAGAAGGAAAGGAAGTATGAACAGGATGGAATTGTATCTGGGACTTGA
- a CDS encoding SDR family oxidoreductase, with product MNKQQTTIKPPTSFPEQHQGMQPGSQKNMNPKPITEDPCYKGSGKLDGLTAIVSGGDSGIGQAVAIAFAKEGADIVVPFYSEKPDADDTVSMVKTTGRRCILVKCDLKMEDSAEQVVNTSMKEFGHIDILVNNIAVQYPQNSIKDITAQQLTNTFATNVFSCFYMTKAVLPHLKCGASIINTTSITAYKGDPTLIDYSATKGAIVSFTRSMALSLASEGIRVNAVAPGPVWTPLIVSSFSRQEVGKFGKDVPLGRAAQPAELAPAYVYLAGKDSSYVSGQVLHINGGVITES from the coding sequence ATGAACAAACAACAGACAACCATCAAACCTCCCACAAGTTTTCCGGAACAGCATCAGGGCATGCAACCCGGTTCCCAGAAAAATATGAATCCCAAACCCATAACGGAGGATCCGTGTTACAAGGGCTCCGGCAAGCTGGATGGCCTGACCGCCATTGTCAGTGGCGGAGACAGCGGCATCGGACAGGCCGTGGCAATCGCCTTCGCAAAAGAGGGTGCAGACATTGTTGTTCCCTTTTACAGTGAAAAGCCGGATGCCGATGATACGGTGAGCATGGTAAAAACGACGGGACGCCGGTGCATACTGGTCAAATGTGATCTGAAGATGGAGGATTCCGCAGAGCAGGTTGTGAATACTTCCATGAAGGAATTCGGCCATATCGATATCCTGGTAAACAATATTGCCGTACAGTATCCGCAGAACAGCATTAAGGACATTACCGCCCAACAGCTCACCAATACCTTTGCCACAAACGTATTCAGCTGCTTTTATATGACAAAGGCCGTTCTCCCGCATTTGAAATGCGGTGCCTCCATCATCAACACCACTTCGATCACCGCTTACAAGGGGGATCCCACGCTGATCGACTATTCCGCCACCAAAGGCGCCATCGTTTCCTTCACCCGATCCATGGCACTTTCCCTGGCCAGTGAGGGAATACGGGTCAACGCAGTTGCTCCCGGCCCGGTATGGACTCCCCTGATCGTATCCAGCTTTTCCAGACAGGAAGTCGGCAAGTTCGGCAAGGATGTGCCGCTGGGAAGAGCTGCCCAGCCGGCAGAACTGGCGCCGGCCTATGTCTATCTTGCCGGTAAGGATTCATCCTATGTATCCGGACAGGTCCTTCACATAAACGGCGGAGTGATTACAGAAAGTTGA
- a CDS encoding DUF4364 family protein → MKMAELADNKLSILFFAQCLRIPLTNEQITEFFITKYLMNYFELQQLLSELVESRHLSYMEGRQSHYYTLTDKGKEALHFFHSRIDYQTREMIEAYADQNRNRIRKESQLTAEYRRLSSNEYEVLLRVMEKDITLMELHLNVTDASQAKTICSNWRAKAPAVYKKIMETLI, encoded by the coding sequence ATGAAGATGGCGGAACTGGCGGACAATAAGCTGTCCATCCTTTTTTTTGCACAGTGTCTGAGGATCCCTCTTACCAATGAGCAAATCACCGAGTTCTTCATCACGAAATATCTGATGAATTACTTCGAACTGCAGCAGCTCCTGTCGGAACTGGTGGAATCCCGGCATCTGAGCTACATGGAGGGACGTCAGAGCCATTATTATACCCTTACCGACAAAGGAAAAGAAGCGTTGCATTTTTTTCATTCCCGGATTGATTACCAAACCAGGGAGATGATTGAGGCTTATGCGGATCAGAACCGGAACCGTATCCGGAAGGAAAGCCAGCTTACGGCCGAATACAGGCGTTTGTCCAGCAACGAATATGAAGTTCTGCTTAGAGTAATGGAAAAGGACATCACCCTGATGGAACTGCATCTGAATGTAACCGATGCCAGTCAGGCCAAGACCATTTGTTCCAACTGGAGGGCAAAAGCGCCCGCTGTTTATAAAAAAATAATGGAAACCCTGATTTGA
- a CDS encoding polysaccharide deacetylase family protein yields MDVTLNYYPCGKTKAITLSYDDGRIYDRKLVDLCNRYGMKATFHLNSGFFGREGYVTKEEVGQLYQGHEVSVHTLTHPFLNHISRERICQEVRQDRINLERAVNYPIHGMSYPFGAYDAEVISLLKAQGIVYSRTTLATDSFELPKDFMQWHPTCHHNHNLLENARRFLEPQRYQRMQLLYVWGHSFEFPRDNNWDVMEDFFQMVSGKEEIWFATNMEICRYVKSLKDLEFSADGSAVYNPSANSVWIGVDGRAAEVKPGRVCRLSGREKEE; encoded by the coding sequence ATGGACGTAACTCTGAATTACTATCCTTGTGGAAAGACCAAAGCAATTACTTTAAGCTATGATGACGGGAGAATTTATGACAGGAAACTGGTGGACCTGTGTAATCGCTATGGAATGAAAGCCACGTTTCATCTGAACTCCGGTTTCTTCGGAAGAGAAGGGTATGTCACCAAAGAAGAAGTTGGGCAGTTGTACCAGGGGCATGAAGTTTCCGTACATACCCTGACGCACCCCTTTCTCAATCATATTTCCCGGGAGCGGATCTGTCAGGAGGTCCGGCAGGATCGGATCAACCTGGAGAGAGCGGTGAATTATCCGATCCATGGCATGTCCTATCCTTTCGGCGCATATGATGCGGAAGTGATAAGCCTCCTGAAAGCACAGGGAATTGTATACAGCAGAACGACGCTGGCCACCGATTCCTTTGAACTTCCCAAAGACTTTATGCAATGGCACCCTACCTGTCATCATAATCACAATCTTTTGGAAAATGCCCGGCGTTTCCTGGAACCTCAACGATATCAAAGAATGCAACTGTTGTATGTATGGGGACACAGTTTTGAATTTCCCAGGGACAATAACTGGGATGTCATGGAGGATTTCTTCCAGATGGTCTCCGGAAAGGAAGAAATCTGGTTTGCAACCAATATGGAGATATGCCGTTATGTAAAGTCCCTGAAGGACCTGGAGTTCTCTGCGGATGGTTCCGCTGTGTATAATCCTTCGGCGAACAGCGTGTGGATCGGTGTGGACGGCAGGGCGGCTGAAGTCAAGCCGGGCCGGGTATGCCGGCTTTCAGGAAGGGAGAAGGAAGAATGA
- a CDS encoding HPr family phosphocarrier protein → MKTVNIKLSLAENVKNFVNIVNKYPYEIDLRSGRHVIDAKSILGIFSLDLSKPVIVEIYNDDCDDFLEDIKSFII, encoded by the coding sequence ATGAAAACTGTCAATATCAAGTTGTCTCTGGCGGAGAATGTAAAAAATTTCGTCAACATCGTCAACAAATACCCCTATGAGATTGACCTGCGTTCCGGACGTCACGTGATCGATGCGAAGTCTATCCTGGGAATCTTTAGCCTGGATTTGAGCAAGCCGGTAATCGTTGAGATTTACAACGACGACTGTGATGATTTCCTCGAAGATATCAAGAGCTTTATCATATAA